A single region of the Nitrospirota bacterium genome encodes:
- a CDS encoding stage 0 sporulation protein, with protein sequence MPETIETEKVEDNNTTTVVHVRFKTGNKTSILEMNNIDAEVGTRVVAESDIGLSLGTIIKPKEIIEKTKEPLKKVLRIAVENDFRTDEGNREFEHEAKMFCAGKAHELRLDMKVVTTESTLDRKKLIFYFTADSRVDFRDLVRDLAAKFKTRIEMRQIGVRDEVKLIGGIGVCGGETCCSRFLTHFEPISIRMAKKQELSINQGKLSGICGRLMCCLNYEVEDPDKKKARSSSPAGRKSRGSGRTAAIETINNNEVEPPYEIYPVQEIVGADIPSASLTPEKEEPAAPVIAEGSGENSLQGKPPVQKTDDRPKRPGSSSNKRRRFWKKKHKENKGGSSPNQAGPKQDGN encoded by the coding sequence ATGCCTGAAACAATCGAAACAGAGAAGGTTGAAGATAACAATACCACCACCGTTGTCCACGTCAGGTTCAAGACCGGCAATAAAACATCGATACTTGAGATGAACAACATCGATGCAGAGGTCGGCACGCGCGTGGTTGCAGAATCTGACATAGGCCTGAGCCTCGGAACGATAATAAAGCCGAAAGAGATAATTGAGAAGACAAAAGAACCTCTCAAAAAAGTCCTGCGGATAGCTGTTGAGAATGATTTCAGGACCGATGAAGGGAACCGCGAATTTGAACATGAGGCAAAGATGTTCTGCGCAGGCAAGGCACATGAACTCCGTCTCGACATGAAGGTCGTCACAACAGAGTCTACATTAGACAGAAAAAAACTCATATTCTATTTCACAGCCGACAGCCGCGTGGATTTCCGGGACCTTGTCAGAGACCTTGCGGCAAAATTCAAGACACGCATTGAGATGAGACAGATAGGTGTGCGTGACGAGGTTAAGCTCATCGGAGGAATAGGTGTATGCGGCGGCGAAACATGCTGCAGCAGGTTTCTCACGCACTTCGAGCCTATCTCAATAAGAATGGCAAAAAAACAGGAGCTCTCCATCAATCAGGGAAAACTTTCGGGAATATGCGGAAGGCTGATGTGCTGCCTCAATTATGAAGTAGAGGATCCTGATAAGAAAAAGGCACGTTCCTCCTCTCCTGCAGGGAGAAAAAGCAGAGGCAGCGGAAGGACGGCTGCCATTGAAACCATAAATAATAATGAAGTTGAACCGCCGTATGAGATATATCCCGTACAGGAGATAGTAGGGGCGGATATTCCATCAGCATCGTTGACACCTGAAAAAGAGGAGCCTGCTGCTCCTGTCATTGCTGAAGGATCAGGTGAAAATTCACTGCAGGGCAAGCCCCCGGTCCAAAAAACCGACGACAGGCCGAAGAGGCCGGGCAGCTCCTCGAATAAACGCAGAAGGTTCTGGAAGAAAAAGCACAAGGAAAATAAAGGCGGAAGCAGCCCGAACCAGGCAGGCCCGAAACAAGATGGGAATTAA
- a CDS encoding DNA polymerase III subunit, translating to MAFKDIIGQSNAINILKGVIAKDRVPHAMLFKGEEGIGKKLTAINFAKALNCTHPHPPLGKEGASESGIDSCDKCPSCVRIDKGIHTDVTIIGNEEDSGQIKIGSIRRIQESLSFKPFEGRWKVVIIDNAETLNTSAANAFLETLEQPSSMSLLILITSRPEMILKTIRSRCQNIIFSPLPILKMGELLAKRSKVSDEEQLLLISALSGGRLGYALNEDLVKQRDSLFGEFLMMLQNPEKEIWENRDEMQEWFDWCQLWLRDIAVFNATGRKDLLINKDKADEIAKLSKKALLKDIIKLSHKLDEIKGLLNFNLNIPITVYHTSMLIKKTLGRMNA from the coding sequence ATGGCCTTCAAAGACATAATCGGGCAGAGCAACGCCATTAATATACTCAAAGGTGTTATTGCAAAAGACCGCGTTCCCCATGCCATGCTCTTTAAAGGCGAGGAAGGCATCGGAAAGAAGCTTACCGCGATAAATTTCGCAAAGGCGCTTAACTGCACACACCCCCATCCCCCGCTTGGCAAGGAGGGAGCGTCCGAATCCGGGATCGATTCCTGCGATAAATGCCCGTCCTGCGTAAGGATCGACAAAGGCATACACACAGACGTAACCATAATAGGGAACGAAGAAGACAGCGGACAGATAAAGATCGGCTCCATAAGAAGGATACAGGAATCTCTCTCTTTCAAACCGTTTGAAGGCAGATGGAAGGTGGTTATAATAGATAATGCCGAGACGCTCAACACATCGGCTGCCAACGCCTTTCTTGAGACGCTTGAACAGCCTTCCTCAATGAGCCTCTTAATCCTTATAACATCAAGGCCTGAGATGATACTCAAGACGATCCGTTCAAGATGCCAGAATATAATCTTCTCGCCGCTCCCGATCTTAAAGATGGGAGAGCTGCTCGCAAAGAGAAGCAAGGTTTCAGATGAAGAGCAACTGCTGCTCATAAGCGCGCTGTCAGGCGGAAGGCTTGGATACGCGCTCAATGAAGACCTGGTCAAACAGCGTGACTCGCTCTTTGGAGAATTTCTAATGATGCTTCAAAATCCTGAAAAGGAGATTTGGGAGAATAGGGATGAGATGCAGGAGTGGTTTGACTGGTGCCAGCTCTGGCTCAGGGATATCGCAGTCTTTAACGCGACAGGCAGAAAAGACCTGCTAATCAATAAAGATAAAGCTGATGAGATAGCAAAACTCTCAAAAAAAGCATTATTAAAGGATATAATTAAGTTGTCGCACAAACTGGATGAGATAAAAGGGCTGCTGAACTTCAATCTGAATATACCCATCACTGTTTATCACACCAGCATGCTTATTAAAAAAACTCTCGGGAGGATGAATGCCTGA
- a CDS encoding dTMP kinase, translating to MPASKRFISFEGTEGSGKSTQASLLAEYLRKKGYDVILTAEPGGTRIGKKIRELLLEPENHMDPLTELLLYYADRAQHIREVIEPALERGSFVITDRFADSTVAYQGFARGVDLNIINPLNEMVVRHSKPSLTFLLDIDAEEGLRRNRQAQKEDRFELEAIEFHNRVRSGYLEIAEDDPARVRVIDASAGKEDITMKIIEIVEKIWPSKT from the coding sequence ATGCCGGCAAGTAAGAGGTTCATCTCATTTGAGGGCACTGAAGGCTCGGGCAAAAGCACGCAGGCCTCGCTTCTGGCGGAATATCTGAGAAAGAAAGGTTATGATGTTATTTTAACAGCCGAACCGGGCGGAACAAGGATAGGAAAGAAGATAAGGGAGCTTCTGCTTGAGCCTGAAAACCATATGGACCCACTCACCGAACTCCTTCTTTATTACGCAGACAGGGCGCAGCATATCAGGGAAGTTATCGAGCCTGCGCTTGAAAGAGGCTCCTTCGTGATCACGGACAGGTTTGCCGACTCCACAGTAGCATACCAGGGATTTGCGCGCGGAGTGGATCTTAATATCATCAATCCTTTAAATGAGATGGTGGTGCGGCATTCAAAACCGTCTCTGACATTCCTGCTGGACATAGATGCTGAAGAGGGGCTGAGAAGGAACAGGCAGGCGCAGAAAGAGGACAGGTTTGAACTTGAGGCGATAGAGTTTCATAACCGCGTGCGGAGCGGCTATCTCGAGATAGCTGAAGACGATCCTGCAAGGGTAAGGGTCATCGACGCGTCCGCAGGGAAGGAAGATATCACCATGAAAATAATAGAGATCGTAGAAAAGATATGGCCTTCAAAGACATAA